One Kitasatospora sp. NBC_01266 genomic window carries:
- the def gene encoding peptide deformylase gives MGQYTLVQGRPVPDYPQLPPQALRGRVRRITEVGEEVLHRPCRDVTEAEFGTPELAALIDDLFATQAAAEGAGLAANQIGVDLRLFVWDCTDEDGVRHVGHLANPVLDELPADRRRLAEAGEGCLSVPGPYRDLARPDRAVVHGRDQHGRPLVIEGTGYFARCLQHETEHLLGRLYLERLSARARRSALREMARRRADVLARRAALAAALAGE, from the coding sequence ATGGGCCAGTACACCCTCGTGCAGGGCCGGCCGGTGCCGGACTATCCGCAGCTGCCGCCGCAGGCGCTGCGCGGCCGGGTCCGGCGGATCACCGAGGTGGGGGAGGAGGTGCTGCACCGCCCGTGCCGGGACGTCACCGAAGCCGAGTTCGGCACCCCCGAGTTGGCCGCCCTGATCGACGACCTCTTCGCCACCCAGGCCGCCGCCGAGGGCGCGGGTCTGGCGGCCAATCAGATCGGCGTCGACCTGCGCCTGTTCGTCTGGGACTGTACGGACGAGGACGGCGTCCGGCATGTCGGCCACCTCGCCAACCCGGTGCTGGACGAGCTGCCGGCGGATCGGCGCCGGCTCGCCGAGGCGGGGGAGGGCTGCCTCTCGGTGCCCGGGCCGTACCGCGACCTGGCGCGTCCCGATCGCGCCGTGGTGCACGGCCGGGACCAGCACGGCCGCCCGCTGGTGATCGAGGGCACCGGCTACTTCGCCCGCTGCCTGCAGCACGAGACCGAGCACCTGCTCGGCCGGCTCTACCTGGAGCGGCTCTCCGCCCGCGCCCGCAGGTCCGCGCTACGGGAGATGGCCCGCCGTCGCGCGGACGTCCTCGCCCGCCGAGCGGCCTTGGCGGCGGCGCTGGCGGGCGAGTGA
- a CDS encoding Clp protease N-terminal domain-containing protein, with product MPKINVYLPDELAEAVKEAGLSVSPICQRALEQAVRRVTAIRETVAHDLGDLGESGGLARFTARSRTVLRLAAERAGAEGAPNVGTGHLLAGLLAEGGNLALQVLGALEISPGQLTDALARTGLAGEPGGRSPGAPPAPDGTGQSAARALRLSGPAAAAVELTVNEAIGLGHNYVGCEHLLLGLIGESDGVGGRLLREAGAEQRLTRRAVAAALAGYVHLRANHAQQVQQPAAPQPSADQLRALAALVRGELQPLVERIERLEARG from the coding sequence ATGCCCAAGATCAACGTCTATCTGCCCGACGAGCTCGCCGAGGCGGTCAAGGAGGCCGGGCTGTCGGTCTCGCCGATCTGCCAGCGGGCGCTGGAGCAGGCCGTCCGCCGGGTCACCGCGATCCGCGAGACCGTCGCCCACGACCTCGGCGACCTGGGGGAGTCCGGCGGCCTCGCCCGGTTCACCGCGCGCAGCCGCACCGTCCTGCGGCTGGCAGCCGAGCGGGCCGGCGCCGAAGGAGCGCCGAACGTCGGTACCGGCCATCTGCTGGCCGGCCTGCTCGCGGAGGGGGGCAACCTCGCCCTCCAGGTGCTCGGTGCCCTGGAGATCAGCCCCGGCCAGCTCACTGACGCGCTGGCCCGCACCGGACTCGCCGGTGAACCGGGCGGCCGGTCGCCGGGTGCGCCCCCCGCCCCGGACGGCACCGGCCAGTCGGCGGCCCGCGCGCTGCGGCTCAGCGGCCCGGCGGCCGCGGCGGTGGAGCTGACGGTCAACGAGGCGATCGGGCTCGGCCACAACTACGTCGGCTGCGAGCACCTGCTGCTCGGCCTGATCGGTGAGTCGGACGGGGTCGGCGGTCGCCTGCTGCGCGAGGCCGGTGCCGAGCAGCGGCTGACCCGCCGCGCCGTGGCGGCGGCCCTGGCCGGATACGTGCACCTGCGGGCGAACCACGCCCAGCAGGTCCAGCAGCCGGCCGCGCCCCAGCCGTCGGCCGACCAACTGCGGGCGCTGGCCGCCCTGGTGCGCGGCGAGCTGCAGCCGCTGGTCGAGCGGATCGAGCGGCTCGAAGCGCGCGGCTGA
- a CDS encoding GNAT family N-acetyltransferase, which translates to MAPDPAPGTVPTARRTPAPTARLAFRRMTPDDLDDMAALLGDPEVMRYYPRPKDRAEALAWIEWNQRLYRQQGFGLWLVTLRATGEFVGDCGLTPQEIEGTTDLEVGYHVRADLQGRGYAGEAAAACRDHARDALGAKRLIAIIHPDNTPSQRVAEKTGLGYERAAVHRSGRPVRRYAAVL; encoded by the coding sequence ATGGCACCCGACCCGGCACCCGGGACCGTCCCGACCGCCCGCCGCACCCCGGCGCCCACCGCGCGACTCGCGTTCCGCCGGATGACCCCGGACGACCTGGACGACATGGCCGCCCTGCTCGGTGACCCGGAGGTGATGCGGTACTACCCGCGCCCCAAGGACCGGGCGGAGGCGCTGGCCTGGATCGAGTGGAACCAGCGCCTCTACCGGCAGCAGGGCTTCGGGCTCTGGCTGGTCACCCTGCGGGCCACCGGCGAGTTCGTCGGTGACTGCGGCCTGACACCCCAGGAGATCGAGGGAACCACCGACCTCGAGGTCGGCTACCACGTCCGCGCCGACCTCCAGGGCCGCGGCTACGCCGGCGAGGCGGCCGCGGCCTGCCGGGACCACGCCCGCGACGCCCTGGGGGCCAAGCGCCTCATCGCGATCATCCACCCGGACAACACGCCCTCCCAGCGCGTGGCGGAGAAGACCGGTCTCGGTTACGAGCGGGCCGCCGTCCACCGCTCGGGCCGGCCGGTCCGCCGCTACGCCGCCGTCCTGTGA
- a CDS encoding excinuclease ABC subunit UvrA translates to MSRATRTATQSPAPHSADSHDLIRVHGVRVNNLKDLSVEIPKRRLTVFTGVSGSGKSSLVFDTIAAESQRLINETYSAFVQGFMPTLARPEVDVLAGLTTAIIVDQQRMAADARSTVGTATDANAMLRILFSRLGKPHIGSPSAFAFNVPSVRASGAITVERGAKKAVKATFNRTGGMCPRCEGRGAVSDIDLTQLYDDSKSIAEGAFTIPGWKSDSFWTVRVYAESGILDPNKPIRKFTKKELHDFLYGEPTKVKVEGVNLTYEGLIPKIQRSFLSKDKESLQPHIRAFVERAVTFTTCPECEGTRLSEGARSSKIKRISIADACAMQISDLLAWVRGLDEPSVAPLLAALAHTLDSFVEIGLGYLTLDRASGTLSGGEAQRVKMIRHLGSSLTDVTYVFDEPTTGLHPHDIQRMNELLLRLRDKGNTVLVVEHKPQTIAIADHVIDLGPGAGAAGGTVCFEGTVEGLRAAGTTTGRHLDDRATVKATVREPSGALAVRGATTHNLRDVDVDIPLGVLVVVTGVAGSGKSSLVHGSIRDDAGVVRVDQGAIRGSRRSNPATYTGLLEPIRKAFAKANGVKPALFSANSEGACPTCNGAGVVYTDLAMMAGVASTCEECEGKRFHASVLEHHLGGRDISEVLAMSVTEAEEFFGAGEARTPAAHAVLRRLADVGLGYLSLGQPLTTLSGGERQRLKLATHMAEKGGVYVLDEPTTGLHLADVEQLLGLLDRLVDSGKSVIVIEHHPAVMAHADWIIDLGPGAGHDGGRIVFEGTPADLVAARSTLTGEHLAQYVGS, encoded by the coding sequence ATGAGCAGGGCCACCAGGACGGCCACCCAGTCGCCCGCGCCGCACAGTGCCGACAGCCACGATCTGATCCGCGTGCACGGCGTGCGCGTGAACAACCTCAAGGACCTGAGCGTCGAGATCCCCAAGCGCCGGCTGACGGTGTTCACCGGCGTCTCCGGCTCGGGCAAGAGTTCGCTGGTGTTCGACACGATCGCCGCGGAGTCGCAGCGGCTGATCAACGAGACGTACAGCGCCTTCGTCCAGGGCTTCATGCCGACGCTGGCACGGCCCGAGGTGGACGTCCTCGCCGGGTTGACGACCGCGATCATCGTCGACCAGCAGCGGATGGCGGCCGACGCCCGCTCCACGGTCGGCACCGCCACCGACGCCAACGCGATGCTGCGCATCCTCTTCAGCCGACTCGGGAAGCCGCACATCGGCTCGCCCAGCGCGTTCGCCTTCAACGTCCCCTCGGTCCGGGCGAGCGGGGCCATCACCGTGGAGCGCGGTGCCAAGAAGGCGGTGAAGGCGACCTTCAACCGCACCGGCGGGATGTGTCCGCGCTGCGAGGGCCGGGGCGCGGTATCCGACATCGACCTCACCCAGCTCTACGACGACTCCAAGTCGATCGCCGAGGGCGCGTTCACCATTCCCGGCTGGAAGTCGGACAGCTTCTGGACCGTGCGGGTCTACGCGGAGTCCGGGATCCTCGACCCGAACAAGCCGATCCGCAAGTTCACCAAGAAGGAGCTGCACGACTTCCTCTACGGGGAGCCGACCAAGGTCAAGGTCGAAGGCGTGAACCTCACCTACGAGGGCCTGATCCCGAAGATCCAGAGGTCGTTCCTGTCCAAGGACAAGGAGTCGCTGCAGCCGCACATCCGGGCGTTCGTGGAGCGGGCGGTCACCTTCACCACCTGCCCCGAGTGCGAGGGCACCCGGCTCAGCGAGGGGGCCCGGTCGTCGAAGATCAAGCGGATCAGCATCGCGGACGCCTGCGCGATGCAGATCAGCGACCTGCTCGCCTGGGTCCGCGGCCTCGACGAGCCGTCGGTGGCGCCGCTGCTCGCCGCGCTGGCGCACACCCTCGACTCGTTCGTGGAGATCGGCCTGGGCTATCTCACCCTCGACCGGGCGTCGGGCACGCTGTCGGGCGGCGAGGCGCAGCGCGTCAAGATGATCCGCCACCTGGGCTCCTCGCTCACCGACGTCACCTACGTCTTCGACGAGCCCACCACCGGCCTGCACCCCCATGACATCCAGCGGATGAACGAGCTGCTGCTGCGGCTGCGGGACAAGGGCAACACGGTGCTCGTCGTGGAGCACAAACCGCAGACGATCGCGATCGCCGACCACGTCATCGACCTCGGCCCGGGCGCCGGTGCGGCGGGCGGCACCGTCTGCTTCGAGGGCACCGTCGAGGGACTGCGGGCCGCCGGCACCACCACCGGCCGGCATCTCGACGACCGGGCCACCGTCAAGGCGACGGTGCGCGAGCCCAGCGGCGCGCTGGCGGTCCGCGGCGCGACGACGCACAACCTGCGTGACGTCGACGTCGACATCCCGCTCGGCGTGCTGGTCGTCGTCACCGGCGTGGCCGGCTCCGGCAAGAGCTCGCTCGTGCACGGATCGATCCGGGACGACGCCGGTGTGGTCCGCGTCGACCAGGGCGCGATCCGCGGCTCGCGGCGGAGCAACCCGGCCACGTACACCGGGCTGCTCGAGCCGATCCGCAAGGCGTTCGCGAAGGCCAACGGCGTGAAGCCGGCCCTGTTCAGCGCCAACTCCGAGGGCGCCTGCCCCACCTGCAACGGCGCCGGCGTCGTCTACACCGACCTGGCGATGATGGCCGGGGTCGCCAGCACCTGCGAGGAGTGCGAGGGGAAGCGGTTCCACGCGTCGGTGCTGGAGCACCACTTGGGCGGTCGCGACATCAGCGAGGTGCTCGCGATGTCGGTGACCGAGGCCGAGGAGTTCTTCGGCGCCGGCGAGGCGCGCACCCCGGCCGCGCACGCCGTCCTGCGCCGGCTCGCCGACGTCGGGCTCGGCTACCTCAGCCTCGGCCAGCCGCTCACCACGCTGTCCGGTGGCGAGCGGCAGCGGCTCAAGCTGGCCACCCACATGGCGGAGAAGGGCGGCGTCTACGTCCTCGACGAGCCGACCACCGGGCTGCACCTCGCCGACGTCGAGCAGTTGCTCGGCCTGCTCGACCGGCTCGTCGACTCCGGCAAGTCGGTCATCGTCATCGAGCACCATCCGGCGGTCATGGCGCACGCCGACTGGATCATCGACCTCGGCCCCGGGGCCGGACACGACGGCGGCCGGATCGTCTTCGAGGGCACGCCCGCCGATCTGGTCGCCGCCCGCTCCACCCTCACCGGCGAGCACCTCGCGCAGTACGTCGGGAGCTGA
- a CDS encoding helix-turn-helix transcriptional regulator, with translation MDRDYAEPLDVPALARGALMSPGHFSRSFRAAFGETPYSYLMTRRIERAKALLRRGDLTVTEVCFAVGCTSLGSFSSRFTELVGESPSTYRARSHDHAAAIPACMAKIHTRPVRNGEASPAAGP, from the coding sequence ATGGACCGCGACTACGCCGAGCCGCTCGACGTCCCGGCGCTGGCGCGTGGCGCTCTGATGTCGCCCGGCCACTTCTCCCGCAGTTTCCGCGCCGCCTTCGGCGAGACGCCGTACAGCTACCTGATGACCCGCCGCATCGAGCGGGCCAAAGCGCTGCTGCGGCGCGGCGACCTCACGGTGACCGAGGTCTGCTTCGCGGTCGGCTGTACCTCGCTGGGGTCCTTCAGCTCGCGCTTCACCGAACTGGTCGGCGAGAGCCCCAGCACCTACCGGGCCCGGAGCCATGACCACGCCGCCGCCATCCCGGCCTGCATGGCCAAAATCCACACCCGACCGGTCAGGAACGGAGAAGCAAGCCCCGCCGCCGGGCCGTAG
- a CDS encoding VOC family protein, which translates to MEITLSNCFIAVDDHDKALAFYRDVLGLEVRNDVGFEGMRWVTVGSPSQPDVNIVLEPPLADPNASPADRQAMAELMAKGMLRGVIFATDDCDATFERISAAGGEVLQEPMDQFYGVRDCAFRDPAGNLLRFNQPLRK; encoded by the coding sequence ATGGAGATCACGCTGTCCAACTGCTTCATCGCCGTCGACGACCACGACAAGGCGCTTGCCTTCTACCGCGACGTGCTCGGCCTCGAGGTGCGCAACGACGTCGGGTTCGAGGGGATGCGCTGGGTGACCGTCGGGTCGCCCTCGCAGCCCGATGTGAACATCGTCCTGGAACCGCCCCTCGCGGACCCGAACGCCTCACCGGCCGACCGGCAGGCCATGGCGGAGCTGATGGCCAAGGGCATGCTGCGCGGTGTCATCTTCGCGACGGACGACTGCGACGCCACCTTCGAGCGGATCAGCGCCGCGGGCGGCGAGGTGCTCCAGGAGCCGATGGACCAGTTCTACGGCGTCCGCGACTGCGCGTTCCGCGACCCCGCCGGCAACCTGTTGCGCTTCAACCAGCCGCTCCGGAAGTGA